One genomic window of Candoia aspera isolate rCanAsp1 chromosome 12, rCanAsp1.hap2, whole genome shotgun sequence includes the following:
- the LOC134504410 gene encoding brain-specific homeobox/POU domain protein 3-like, with product MMSMNSKQAFSMHPILHEPKYTHLHSSSEAIRRACLPAPQLQSNFFAGLDETLLRGAEALAAVDLVSQKSHPFKPDATYHTMSSVSVSCTPTSSSVHLHPPSVLSGHAHHAHHHQPAQGLEGELLEHLASALPLPDVGAAPAHPHPPTHLPALNGLGHPAHGQPPLAMGPHPPHGLASHPAVLAGPETETDPRELEAFAERFKQRRIKLCVTQADVGSALANLKIPGVGCLSQSTICRFESLTLSHNNMVALKPILEAWLEEAERAQREKLAKPEAYSTGDKKRKRTSIAAPEKRSLEAYFAVQPRPSSEKIAAIAEKLDLKKNVVRVWFCNQRQKQKRMKFSAAY from the exons ATGATGTCCATGAACAGCAAGCAGGCGTTCAGCATGCACCCCATCTTGCACGAGCCGAAGTACACCCACCTGCACTCCAGCTCCGAGGCCATCCGGAGAGCCTGCCTGCCCGCCCCGCAG CTGCAGAGCAATTTCTTCGCCGGCCTGGACGAGACGTTGCTGCGCGGGGCCGAGGCGCTGGCGGCCGTGGACCTGGTCTCGCAGAAGAGCCACCCCTTCAAGCCGGACGCCACCTACCACACCATGAGCAGCGTCTCAGTCTCCTGCACGCCCACCTCCTCCTCCGTCCACCTGCACCCGCCCTCGGTGCTGAGCGGCCACGCGCACCACGCGCACCACCACCAGCCGGCGCAGGGCCTGGAGGGCGAGCTCCTGGAGCACCTGGCCTCGGCCCTGCCACTGCCCGACGTGGGCGCCGCGCCCGCCCACCCGCACCCGCCCACCCACCTGCCGGCCCTCAACGGCCTGGGCCACCCGGCGCACGGGCAGCCGCCCCTGGCCATGGGCCCCCACCCACCGCACGGCCTGGCCTCGCACCCCGCCGTCCTGGCCGGCCCGGAGACGGAGACGGACCCGCGCGAGCTGGAGGCCTTCGCAGAGCGCTTCAAGCAGCGGCGCATCAAGCTGTGCGTGACGCAGGCCGACGTGGGCTCGGCGCTGGCCAACCTGAAGATCCCCGGCGTGGGCTGCCTCAGCCAGAGCACCATCTGCCGCTTCGAGTCTCTCACGCTCTCGCACAACAACATGGTGGCCCTCAAGCCCATCCTGGAGGCCTGGCTGGAGGAGGCCGAGCGCGCCCAGCGCGAGAAGCTGGCCAAGCCCGAGGCGTACTCGACGGGTGACAAGAAGCGCAAGCGCACCTCCATCGCGGCGCCCGAGAAGCGCTCGCTCGAGGCTTACTTCGCCGTCCAGCCGCGGCCCTCCTCCGAGAAGATCGCGGCCATCGCCGAGAAACTGGACCTCAAGAAAAACGTGGTGAGGGTCTGGTTTTGCAACCAGAGACAGAAACAGAAGCGCATGAAGTTCTCCGCCGCTTACTAG